Below is a window of Nocardia asteroides DNA.
CAGCCGCCTCGACCCCGACAAGGTCCGCCGCACCGTCGCCGAGATGACCAACCTGGTCCGCCAGCGCGAGAAGCGCTTCCACCAGCTCGGCATCGAATCCATGGTCGAATTCCGCCGCCTGCGCGCCATGGACCCGAACAGCAGCCCCGCCGCGGCCGGTGCCCACGCCGATCCCTACGGCGACGCGTTCCTGGTCATCGATGGATTCGGAACCATCCGCCAGGATTACGACGCCCTGGAACAACCGATCACCAACCTTGCCCTGCAGGGTCTTTCGTACGGCGTGCACGTCGTCATCGCGCTGTCCCGCTGGATGGAGGCGCGCCCCGCGCTCAAGGACCAGATCGGCACCCGAATCGAACTGCGTCTCGGTGACCCCATGGACTCCGATATCGGCCGCAAGTTCGCGACTCTGGTCCCGCAGGGTCGCCCCGGTCGCGGTATCACCCCGGACGCGCTGCACATGCTGATGGCACTGCCCAGAGTCGACGGCAGCTCCGATCCGCTGGATCTCAGTGCCGGTGTCGCGCATGCGGTCGAGCTGCTCGCTCAGCGCACCCCCGGCCGCCCGGCTCCAGGCACCCGAACACTGCCGGACCTGCTGGAGCGCGACGAGTTGCTGCGCGCGATGCGCAACTGGCCCGCCGAGATCGATCGGTCGCGGCCCAACTTGCAGGTGCCTGTCGGTGTCAACGAGTCCGAGCTGGCACCCGTCCTCCTCAACCTTGCCGATACGCCGCACTTCTTGGCGTTCGGTGAGAGTGAGTGCGGTAAGACGGCGCTGCTGCGCGGAATCTGTCAGGGCATCGTCGAGTCGAACACACCGAAACAGGCGAAGATCATCCTGGGCGACTACCGCCGTACGCTGCTCGGCACAGTCGAAGGCGACCACCTGGCGGGCTACGCGCCCGCGTCGGAGATCCTGACTCCGTTCGTCCAGCAGGTCGCCGGCATCTTGAAGTCGCGGATGCCCGGTGCGAACATCACGCAGCAGGAGCTGCGAGCCCGTTCCTGGTGGACGGGCCCGGAGCTGTACCTGATCATCGACGACTACGACCTTGTCGTCACCGGGACGGGCAACCCGCTGTCGCCGCTGGTCGAGTTCATCCCGCACGCCAAGGACATCGGGTTCCATCTGATCATCGCCCGCCGCTCCGGTGGCGCCTCTCGCGCGCTGTACGAGCCGGTGCTGTCCCGGATGCGTGACGTCGGCTGTATCGGTCTGGTGATGAGTGGAAACCGCGACGAAGGCCAGCTCTTCGGCAATGTCCGACCCAGCGCGATGCCCCCGGGCCGCGGCACCCTGGTCACCCGAAACGCCGTCGACCTGGTGCAGTTGGCATGGTCACCGGCTTTGTGACCGACATCGACGTCGTGGTCAGCGGGGCGCGCATCCTGGCGCGCACCGCGGCCCGGCACGCGGATGTCGTCCCCACGGTCATGCCCGTCCCCGACGGGATCGTGGTCGGTGCCCCGGTCGGACCGACACAACCGTCGGTGTACGCCCTGACCCTGGATTCGGCATGGATCGGTTTCGAACCGGCACCGATCCCGGCAGCGGCCGCCTCGGACGCGATCGTGGACAAGGTGCTCGTCGGCTTGGCCCCGACAATCCCTGGCGCGGCAGTCGGTGTGGCCCACCCCAGTGCGTGGACGGGTGCCCAGCAAGAGGTACTCAGTCGATCGTTCGGCAGGTATTCGGGCTCGGTCGTTCTCGAATCACTCGCCGTCCGCGTGGCCAAACTGCGGCAGTCCCTTGCCACGTCGGAACGCATCATCGTCGTCGAGATCGAACCGCTCGACATCACAGTCACCGCCGTCGACCGATCCCGCGATCAGATCGAAATCGCAGCCTGCGAATCGGAACCAACACTGGGCGCGGGCGAGTGGAACGACGCCGCCCTGGACACCACGATCGAGATGATCAGCCTGGTGTCCGCCGGCGTCAGGCCGACAACTGTCGTCGTCATCGGCCCGCACGAAGAAGCCCTGCTGGAGCGCCTGCGCGGATACACCGCCGCGACCTGGACCACGCTGCCGACACCGCTCGTCCAACCGATGGCCTACACAGCTCTGCTGTTGCCGCAGTCCAAGCTCGCCGACCACAGCTCCCGTCCGATACCGGCGCAGAACGCCGAATGGGTTGGAACCCTGAGGGAGCGGGCCGCCGCGACCACCCCGCCCCCGCGAATGGGGCCGGCCAAGATCGCTGCCGCGGCGGCGGTAGCGATAGCCGTCCTCGCTGCGGGCACGGCCGCGGTGATCGCAACCAGAAGTAGTGGCGCCGACGCGGCGACTTCAGCCGGAAGCACCTCGGCCGGCCCGGTCGCCATCTCGACGACGACCTCAGCGACCCCGTCACCGCTCGCACTGTCTCCCACACAGCCCGTAAATACACCTACACGGCACACGATGGGCCGCGTAGGCTTCACTGTTCCGCCCGGCTGGCGGGTCGCCGACGGCGCGACGTCGGAGCGGACCACGATCGTTCCGAAGACAGCCATCCCCGCCCGGATTACTGTGACATACAACACTACGTCTCCGGGGTTCGGATATGGTGAACTTGTTGCGGACCTTGCTGCGAGGATCGACTCGGCGCCGCCGGGCAGGTTTGGGGGATTTGAGCGCGATCTGACAGTATCGGGCCGACCGGGGGCTACATACAGGGAATCTCCCGGCGATGGCTCCGTAGTCC
It encodes the following:
- a CDS encoding type VII secretion-associated protein encodes the protein MVTGFVTDIDVVVSGARILARTAARHADVVPTVMPVPDGIVVGAPVGPTQPSVYALTLDSAWIGFEPAPIPAAAASDAIVDKVLVGLAPTIPGAAVGVAHPSAWTGAQQEVLSRSFGRYSGSVVLESLAVRVAKLRQSLATSERIIVVEIEPLDITVTAVDRSRDQIEIAACESEPTLGAGEWNDAALDTTIEMISLVSAGVRPTTVVVIGPHEEALLERLRGYTAATWTTLPTPLVQPMAYTALLLPQSKLADHSSRPIPAQNAEWVGTLRERAAATTPPPRMGPAKIAAAAAVAIAVLAAGTAAVIATRSSGADAATSAGSTSAGPVAISTTTSATPSPLALSPTQPVNTPTRHTMGRVGFTVPPGWRVADGATSERTTIVPKTAIPARITVTYNTTSPGFGYGELVADLAARIDSAPPGRFGGFERDLTVSGRPGATYRESPGDGSVVLWQVLFYDDVQVSVGCQTGVREGGGIDAECDAVVRSVSTTA